A region of Polyangiaceae bacterium DNA encodes the following proteins:
- a CDS encoding response regulator — MNEILVVDDSKVMREMIVACLRGDNFAFTHAASGLEAIEKMALRNFHLVVLDLNMPDIGGFEVIEFIRSQDKLQHLPILVVTTRGDEGSRARALGAGASQFMTKPFAPDDIRTSVRNLLQESSASSNA; from the coding sequence ATGAACGAAATCCTGGTCGTGGACGATAGCAAGGTGATGCGCGAGATGATCGTGGCATGCCTGCGAGGGGACAACTTTGCTTTCACGCACGCGGCGAGCGGGCTCGAGGCCATCGAGAAAATGGCATTACGCAATTTTCACCTCGTCGTGCTGGACCTGAACATGCCAGATATTGGCGGGTTCGAAGTGATCGAGTTCATCCGGAGTCAGGACAAACTGCAGCATTTGCCAATCCTCGTGGTGACGACGCGAGGCGATGAGGGTTCTCGAGCCCGAGCGCTTGGAGCCGGCGCGTCGCAATTCATGACGAAACCGTTCGCCCCCGACGATATCCGCACGAGCGTTCGCAACCTATTGCAAGAGAGCAGCGCCAGCAGCAATGCGTAA